Part of the Rhizobium tropici CIAT 899 genome, AGCTTTCTTATGAGACTTGATGCAATTGATCTTCGGATACTGGATGCGATTCAACGGGATGGTCGCATTACCAAGCTCGCGCTTGCCGAGAAAGTTGGTCTGTCGCCGACGCCGTGCTGGTTACGCCTTCGCAAGCTTGAAAAGGCCGGGATCATCACGGGCTATCACGCCCGTCTGGCGCTGCGTCGTCTCGCGCCGGTCGCAAGCGTGATGGTGGAACTGACACTGGCAAATCATCGGCAGAGCGACTTCGATCGTTTCGAGCGGGCGGTGGCGGCCATTCCCGAAATCGTGGCCTGCTGGGCTGTCGGCGGCGGCATCGATTATATCCTGAAGATCATGGCGGCCAATATCGATGCCTATCAGCGCCTGATCGACAATCTCCTCAATCGCGATCTCGGCATCGAACGCTATTTCACCTACATCGTCACCAAGACCGTGAAGGAGGAGCCGGTGCTTCCCGTCATCGACCTGCTCTCTCCTGACGCGCCAGGCGGTGAATAGAGAGTCTCTCTAGCGAGGCTAGTCACTTTAGATCCTTTCTCTCTTCCAACTGCCGGCAATGGACAATCTCTCGCGGCGTTCCGTGAGAGCATCGGCTATCTGGAAAGAGAGGCCCGACCATGACCGCGCTCCACGCCCGCGCCACCTATCATGAAGCCCTTTCACGGCTGACCGACCGCCATCTGCTGCGAAACCTCTCCTATGTCGCCGGCCGTTGGGTCGCCGGCAAAGCCAATCAAAGCTTCGAGGTCACCGATCCCGCATCGTCTGCGACGCTTGCCTGGGTTACCAGCCTCGACCAGCGAGAAGCCTTCGAGGCTATCGACGCTGCATCTGGCGCCTTTACCGCCTGGCGTTCGCTGCTGCCGCAGCAGCGGTCATCGATCCTGCGCAGGTGGCATGATTTGATGATCGAGGCGCGCGAGGATCTGGCGCTGATCATGACGCTGGAACAAGGTAAGCCCTTGGCCGAATCCCGTGGCGAGATCGATTATGCCGCAGGCTTCATCGAGTGGTATGCTGAGGAATCAAAGCGCATCAATGCGGAGAGCGTGACCAGCCATCTGCCGGATGCCGAAATGATCGTGCGCAGGGAAGCGCTTGGCGTTGTCGGCATCGTCACGCCCTGGAACTTTCCTTCCGCCATGATTACGCGCAAGGCCGCTGCCGCACTTGCCGCCGGCTGCACCGTCGTTGCCCACCCCTCGTCCGAAACACCGCTATCGGCACTGGCGCTTGCCGAACTCGGCGAACGCGCCGGGCTCCCCGCCGGTGTCTTCAACGTCCTGACCGGCGATGCCGCAACCATCGTCGGCGCCTTCTGCGACGATCCGCGGATCAGAGCATTGAGCTTCACCGGCTCGACGGAGATCGGCAAGCTGATCGCCGGCCAGTGTGCGGGAACAATGAAGCGTCTTGTGATGGAACTTGGCGGCCACGCGCCCTTGATCGTCTTCGACGATGCCGACCTCCATCGCGCCGTCGATATCGCCATCAATGCCAAATTCGCGACCTCCGGCCAGGATTGCCTCGCCGCCAACCGCATCTTCGTCCAGCGCCCGATCATGGACGCTTTCGTTGCGGCGTTCGCCAAGCGCATAGAAGCCCTCAAGGTCGGAAATGGACTGGACGGTGCCGTCGATATCGGACCTCTCATGCACGAACGCGCCATTGCGAAGGTCGAGGAACAGGTCGCCGACGCGTTGAAGCATGGCGCACGGCTTGTCACCGGTGGCAAGCGCCATGCGGCCGGCTCTCTCTTCTACCAGCCGACCCTACTCGTCGAGCTCTCGCCGGACGCATTGATCATGCACGAGGAAACCTTCGGTCCGGTCGCAGCCGTCAGCGTCTTCGACAGCGAGGACGAAGTCGTAGCCCGGGCCAACGACACGGAATATGGCCTTGTCGCCTACGTTGTCACGGCCAACGGCGCGCGCCAGATGCGGCTCGGCCGGGCGCTCGAATACGGCATGGTCGCCATCAATCGCGCGAAGATAACCGGCGGCCCGATCCCGTTTGGCGGCTGGAAGCAATCCGGTCTCGGCCGCGAAGGCTCCCGCCACGGCATCGAGGCTTTCACCGAGCTCAAATATCTCTGCGTCGACACGACAGCCTGACGCGCCCGACACGAAAGGAAGGAAGCATAACATGTTGGACAAGCGCAACGAACTGAACGCCTGGGATAGGGATCACCTTTTCCATCCTTCGACGCATATGGGCATGCACGCCCGCGGCGAGACGCCGACCCGCGTGATTGCCGGTGCCGAAGGCGTCTACATCACGGATACCAATGGCAAGAAGAGCCTCGATGCCTTTGCCGGCCTTTACTGCGTCAATGTCGGCTATGGCAGGCAGAAGATCGCCGATGCGATCGCCGAGCAGGCAAAGAACCTCGCCTATTATCACGCCTATGTCGGCCACGGCACGGAAGCCTCGATCACGCTTTCGAAGATGATCATCGATCGCGCGCCGGAAGGCATGAGCCGCGTCTATTTCGGCCTTTCCGGCTCTGATGCCAATGAGACCAACATCAAGCTCATCTGGTATTTCAACAATATTCTCGGCCGGCCGGAAAAGAAGAAGATCATCTCTCGCTGGCGCGGCTATCATGGCTCCGGCGTCATGACAGGTAGCGTCACCGGCCTCGAACTGTTCCACAAGGCCTTCGACCTGCCGCGCGCGCCGATCCTTCATACCGAGGCGCCCTATTTCTTCCGCCGAGCCGACCGTTCGATGAACGAGGAACAGTTCGCGCAGCATTGCGCCGACAAGCTGGAGGAAATGATCCTGGCGGAAGGTCCGGAAACGGTTGCAGCCTTTATCGGCGAACCCATCCTCGGCACTGGCGGCATCGTGCCGCCGCCGAAGACCTATTGGCAGAAGATTCAGGCCGTTCTCGACAAATATGACGTCCTGCTCGTGGCCGACGAGGTCGTCACCGGCTTCGGCCGTCTCGGCACGATGTTCGGTTCCGATCATTACGGCATGAAGCCGGATCTGATCACCATCGCCAAGGGCCTGACGTCTGCCTATGCGCCGCTTTCGGGCAGCATCGTCTCCGACAAAATGTGGCAGGTGCTCGTGCAAGGGTCCGACCAGCTCGGCGCCATCGGCCATGGCTGGACCTATTCCGCCCATCCGATCTGCGCGGCCGCCGGCATCGCCAATCTCGAGCTGGTCGATGAACTCGGCATCGTTGAAAATGCGGGCTCGACCGGCGCCTATTTCCGCTCCGAACTTGCGAAAGCCGTCGGCGGCCACAGGCATGTCGGCGAGGTTCGTGGCGATGGGCTGATGGCTGCCATCGAATTCGTCGAGGACAAGGACGACCGCAAATTCTTCGATCCCGCGCAGAAGATCGGTCCGCAGGTGGCGGCTGCACTGCTCGAGCGCGGCGTCATCGGCCGCGCCATGCCGCAGGGAGATATCCTCGGCTTCGCACCGCCGCTGTGCCTGACGCGCGAGGAAGCCGATATCGTCGTCAAGGCGGCTGCCAGCGCCATCGAAAGCGTGCTTTCGAACCGCTGATCTGGCACCTGACGGGAAAAAATTCACTCCACTTTGCGGATAATCACCCGGCCCGTCGTGAACAATGGGCCGGTCAACCTCATTCGCTCATCGCCATCGAGCATTGGATGGTGTACATGGATCTCAATAATTGTACCGGATCAATCCATGTATCGTCATGATTCCAAAGACCAGGACAATGGCGCCTGGAAGCCCGTCCTCCAGCATCGCAAGGGTGCGACCAAGCACAAGCTGCTCACCGACAAGATTATATCCGACATCGATGACGGTATCCTGCCGGTGCACGCGCAGATGCCAACCCATCGCGATCTCGCCCATGCGCTGGGCATTTCGGTCCAGACCGTGAGCCTGAGCTACAAGGAGGCGGAGCGCCGCGGCTATCTGCGGGGCGAGGTCGGGCGGGGCACCTTCGTGCGCAGCCGCGTCACCGAACGCGCGGACAGCTTCATGCTCGATCGCGATCCGAGCGGCAGCGCCGATCTTTCCATCATCCGTGCTGTTTATACCGAGGCGCATGAGCGATCGGCCCGTGAACTCATGCAGGCGCTTGCCGAAAGCGACAATAGCAGCTTCATGCGGCCCTGCCGTCCGATCGCCGGCCTCGACGCCCATCGCGCGGCAGCACGGGTCTGGCTCGCCGGCTTGTCGGTCACAACCGATCCGGATCGGATCCTCATCACAAATGGCGCCGCTCACGGCCTCTTTCTTGCCGTCGCTTCGGTCGTTCGTCCGGGCGAAGTGGTCCTGACCGAGAACCTGACCGATCACGGCATCATCGGCCTTGCCAACGTCCTAGGCTTCACACTGCGCGGCCTTGCGACCGATCGCGAGGGTATCCTGCCCGACGCCTTCGAGGCGGCCTGCGCCATCGGCGATGTGTCGGCGCTTGTGATCGTTTCCTCGCTCGGCAATCCCACCAGTCACGTAATGGGGGCCGAGCGCCGGCGCGCAATCGCCGACATAGCCCGTCGGCACAATATCTTCGTCATCGAGGATGAGGTCTACAAGCCCATGCTGCGGGATCCCCTTCCCTCAATGGCGGATCTCATACCCGAACTCGGCTTCTTCGTGACCAGCTTCACCAAATCCGTGATGACGGGATTGCGTATCGGCTATCTTGTCGTACCGGCGCATTATTCGATCCGTGCCGCCTCTATCCTGCGCGTGACCGGATGGAGCGCCACCAACGTCGTTGCCGAAATGGCCTCGCGCTGGGTTTTCGATGGGACGGCGCAAGCCCTGCTTGCCGTCCAGCGAAGCGAGGCCGAGGCGCGGCAGGCAATCGTCTCCGATGTGCTGGCGCCATTCGTCGGCGGCAGCCATCCCCTGTCACTTTGCGCGTGGCTTTCTGTTCCCGAGCGCTGGACGGAGGAAGGCCTCGTGCGGGCGCTTGCCCGCAAGGGTGTCGCGGTCACGCCGTCCGATCCGTTTGTCGCGGGTGGAGAGCGACCGGTCGGTGGCATCCGCATCTGCCTCGGCGGCCGTCTGTCTCATTCCGCCCTTCGCTCGGCGTTGGAAACCGTGCGCGGCACCTTCGAGCAATTGCCGCCCGTCTTCGACGTCGGTTCCATCGTCTAGCCTTGCCGCAACCCGATCCCGTCAAAGGATCGAGCCCAGAAACTCCTTGGTGCGGTCTTCCTTCGGCGCGCTGAAGATATCTTCCGGCTTGCCTTGCTCGCAGATACGGCCCTTGTCGAAGAAGCAGACACGGTCGGAGACTTCGCGGGCAAAGCGCATTTCGTGGGTGACAAGCAGCATGGTCAGATCGTGCTCATGAGCAAGGTCACGGATGACGCCGAGCACCTCGCCGACTAGCTGCGGATCGAGCGCCGATGTCGGCTCGTCGAACAGCAGCACGCGCGGACGCATGGCAAGCGCACGGGCGATCGCCACGCGCTGCTGCTGGCCGCCGGAAAGCTGGCTCGGATAATAATCCTTCTTCTCCGAAAGTCCGACCATGCGCAAGAGGTCGACCCCGCGGCACTCGGCCTCCGCCCGGCCAAGCCCGAGCACGCGTGTCGGCGCCTCGACGACGTTGCGCAGCACGGTCATGTGCGGAAACAGGTTGAAGCTCTGGAAGACCATGCCGACATGCGTACGGATCTGGCGCAGATGCGCCTCACTCGCTAGGAATCGGCCACGGCCATTGTCCTGATGATAGGACATGCCGGCCAGATGCAAAGTTCCCTCCTGGAAAGGCTCGAGCGTCATCAGGATGCGCAGGACTGTCGACTTTCCGGAGCCGGAAGGGCCGATCAGCGTCACCTTCTCGCCGGGCGTGACGTCGAAGCAGAAATTGTCGAGGACGGTCAGGTGGCCGTAGCGCTTGGTCACATCTTGAAAGCGGATCAATGGTTGCGTCATTTGAGAGCGATTCCGTTTTTCGGCAACGCCTTTTCGAGCCAATGAATGGCCGCCGAGCAGACGAGCGTGAGGATGAGAAAGATCAGGCCGACAAGGGAAAGCGGCACCAGATACTCGAACGTCCGATCCCCGATGAGATTGGCGAGGTTGAGCATATCAACCACCGTGACGACCGAAAGCACCGGCGTCTCCTTCAGCATGGAGACGAGATAATTGCCCATGGCCGGAACGATGCGAGGAATGGCCTGCGGGATGATGATATCCCAATAGGTACGCCCATGGCCAAGATTGAGCGCCGTCGCCGCCTCCCATTGCCCACGAGGCACCGCATCGAGGCCGCCGCGATAAACCTCCGACGTATAGGCCGAATATTGCAGCCCGAGCGCCAAAGCGCCAGTCAGGAAGGCTGGCAATGTGATGCCATAGATCGGCAGAACGTAATAGAGGAAGAAGAGCTGGACGAGCAACGGCGTGTCGCGCAGGAATTCGATGACAAAGGCCGTCGGCCAGGAGATCGCGACGAAGCGGCTGCGCCTGAGCAAGGCAAAGACGAGGCCGAGGACAAGCGCGATCGCGAAACCGGCGGCCGCCGCCTCCAGCGTGACGATCAGGCCGATGCCGAGGATCGGCAGGATCGACAGTGCAAAGGACAGCGTCGTCGTCGTATCCCAGGTGAAGCCATACATCATGCCGGCGCCCTCCCGGGAAAAGCGACGCCACGGCGAAGAACCGCCTCCAGCCAGCGCATGAAGGCAACCAGAATGAGCGCCATGATGAAATATCCGACAAGCGTCAGTGAATAGATCGTCACGCTGTCGAGCGTGATGTTGCGCAATTGCTGCGCCTGGAAGGTCAGATCGCTGATGGAGATCAGCGAGACCAATGCCGTATCCTTCAGGTTCTGCACGGCAAGGTTGCCGAAGGCCGGCATCATTTCGACCACGGCCTGCGGCAGGACGATATGGAAGAGCGCCTGGCCCTGCCCGAAATTCAGGGCGCGAGCCGCCTCATGCTGGGTGTCGGGAACCGCCTGCAGCGCGCCGCGCACCACCTCTGCGCCATAGGCGCCGATATTGAGCGCCAGACCGGCGATGCCTGTCGTGATGGGATCGAAGGAAATCCCTATCAGCGGCAGCGCGTAATAGAGCCAGAAGAGCTGCACCAGAAGCGATGTGCCGCGAAAGATCTCAATATAGACGATCGCGATTCCGGAGAGCAACCGCCCTCCGGCAAAGCGTGCAAGGCCGGCCGCAAAGGCGAAGATCGCACCAAGAAACATGGAGGCGATTGCGATGAGCGCCGTCACCTCGGCGCCCTTCAGCAATGCGGGCAGATAATGTGTCCAACTCATTCTTAGGTCACCTCCGTTTCAGGATGGGAGGGGCCGAACAACCTGGCGATCGTCCACAGACGCCGCCAGATCGTTCCCGATTATCAATAGGCTCACTTGCCCGCGCACAGGTCTTCGGTGCTCTTCGCGCGTGCGGCCTCGACGCTTTCGGCACTCAGACCATAGGACATCAGGATCTTCTTGTAGTCGTCGGTCTTCTTGAAAGCCTCGAGAGCGGTATTGAAGGCCTTGTAGAGTTCCTTGTCCTCAAGCCGGAAATCGAAGCCGCCATAGCTTCTGACCGACTTTCCGTTGATGACCGGGTCGGTAAACGGCTCGGCGTGCTCGACATTCGTGCTGCCCTGAACGAGTTTGGCGACTGTCAGCTCGGTTGCCGCATAAGCGTCGGCGCGGCCGGTCTGGATCGTGGACAGCGCATCCGCATTCGCCTGGATCATGACGATCTGGGATTCCGGAATGCCGAGACCATGGAAGAAATCGAGCTGATCGGCACCGGACACGATCGCAACTTTCAGCGACGGATCCTTCTTGATGTCTTCATAGGAATGCAGCTTCTTCGGATTGCCCTTCGGCACCAATAGTCCCTCGCCATAGCTGGAGTTCGGCGTGGTGAACTGAACCTGCTTGCAGCGTTCGGGCAGGATGTTCTGCTCGGCGGCAACGAAGTCGAAGCGCTTGGCCTTCAGGCCGGGGATCAGCGAGCCGAAAGGCGTCACGGTCCAGTCGACTTCCTTGACACCCATCGACTTCAGGACGGCAGCGGCGACATCGGGACCAATGCCCTTGGCGGCCCCGCTCTCGTCCATGTAGCTGTAAGGAACCTCGTTCGCGCTGGCGCCGCGGATGTAGCCATCCTTCTTGATCTGCTCGAGGCTGGCGGCATGGGCTGAAACGGCGAGACCAATGGTCAGGCCCATGGCGGCGATGCTGCGGTAAAAATTCGATCTCATGGTTCACTCCTCTGTGGTTGAAATTCGTCATCGGCTGTCCGGTTTTCCGGATCTTTGCCCATAACGGGGTGGTGACCCGCGCCGCGCTGTCACGGCACGGGAATTCAAGGCGCCTCCGTCAAAGTTGCGACGACGGCCAGGCAATCCCCAGTCTTGATGAGCCCGGGGAAATGACGTGCGGCGAGAACACCGTCCAGCGCCGCCCGATAGTCAAAGGGCTCGGATCCGGTGCGGCCGATCGGATGGATGCGGGCGATGATCTCTCCTCGCGCGACCGTGTCGCCAAGATCCTTCAGCGGCTCGAAAAGACCCTCAGCCTCGGCGAAGACGAAGCAATCGGAGGACGGCATATCGAGCCATTGCGTCGCTTCGACCTCCGGCGCACCTGGGACAATTCCGGCGTGCTTCAGGACATTCAGAACGCCGCGCTTGGCAATGGAAGCCGTACGCGCCGATATGGTTCCACCGCCGGAAAGCTCGGTGGTCACAAAGACCTTGCCCATCTCCTCCGCCGCGGTGTCGTACATGCCGACGGCATCGATCTCGATCATCCGCATGGAATAGGGTGCGGAAAACGCGGCAACGCCATCGAAGCAGGCCTTTTCCTGCCCCTTGTCCGGCAGAGCATGCGCTGCGGCATAGGGCAGGAAATCAAGCGTCCGGCCGCCCGAATGAAAATCGAGCACGATATCGGCAAGCGGCAGCAGGTAACGGGTAAAATAGTCGGCGATCTTCTCGGTTACGCTGCCGTCGGGCCGGCCGGGAAAACTCCGATTGAGATTACCCTTGTCGATCGGCGAGGTACGGGTGGCCGCCCGGAAAGCAGGGTAATTCATCGCAGGGACGATGATGATCCGCCCCTTGATCTCCTCCCGCTTCAGCGTGCGGGCGAGATCGAAGAGCGCGACGGGCCCTTCATATTCATCGCCGTGATTGGCCCCGGTTAAAAGCGCGGTCGGCCCTTCGCCGTTCCTGATGACGCAGATCGGGATCATGATCGAACCCCAGGCGGAATCGTCGCGCGACCACGGAAGGCGTAGATGCCCGTGCTGGATGCCGTCGCAATCGAAATCGACTGTCGGCGTGATCGGCGATGGTCGTTTGGAAATGCTCATGCTGTTCATCTCAGATATCACTTCACGACCAGTCGCCGGGGGACGTTGGAGAGGCACTCGACGCCGCTCTCGGTGATGACGATGCTTTCGGTGATTTCCATACCCATGTCCTCCAGCCAGAGACCGGTCATGAAATGAAAGGTCATGCCCGGTAGCAATTCGGTGCGATCGCCGGGGCGCAGGCTCATGGTCCGCTCGCCCCAATCCGGCGGATAGGAAAGGCCGATCGGATAGCCCGTGCGGTTGTCCTTGACGATCCCGTATTTCTTCAAGACCGCGAAGAAGGCGTTGGCAATGTCTTCGCAGACGTTACCTGGCTTGGCGGCGGCCAGGCCGGCCTCCATGCCCTCGAGCGTCGCCTTCTCCGCGTCGAGAAAGGCCTGCGTCGGCGTGCCGAGAAAGACGGTGCGCGACAGCGGGCAATGATAGCGGCGATAGCAGCCGGCGATCTCGAAGAAGGTACCCTCGCCGCTCTTCATCGGCTTGTCGTCCCAGGTCAGATGCGGGGCGGAGGCATCCGCACCCGATGGCAGCAGCGGAACGATTGCGGCATAGTCCCCGCCGAAGCCGTCGACGCCGCGAATGCCGGCATCGTAGATTTCGGCGACAAGATCGGACTTGCGGATACCCGGCTCGACCTTTTCGACGATCCGCTGGTGCATGGCTTCGACGATGCGACCCGCCTTGCGCATATAATCAAGCTCGGTCGGGCTTTTGACGGCGCGCTGCCAGTTCACGAGCCCTCTCGCATCCTTGAAACGGGCATTCGGCAGGTGTTTGACGAGTGAGGCATAGGCCGCGGCGGTGAACCAGTAATTGTCCATCTCGACGGCGATCGAGGCATTGGCCCAGCCGCGCTCCTCGATGATCTTCGAGAGCAGATCCATCGGATGGCGCTCGTTCGACTGCACATAGTGATCGGGATAGCCGATGATATTGTCGTCGGAGAGATAGGCCGTGCGCTTGGCGCCATTGGCATCCTGGCCGCGGCCGTACCAGATCGGCTCGCCGGAGCCTGGCACTAGGACGCATTGATGCACGTAAAAGGACCAGCCGTCATAACCGGTAAGCCAGTGCATGTTGGACGGATCCGTCACGATGACGAGATCGACACCGGCTTTTTCCATGGCGCGGCGGGTCTTTTCGAGCCGCGCGGCATATTCGGCGCGGGTGAAATTGAGGGTCGGTTCGCTCACGCTTGGTCTCCTGATGCTTTGGTCGTTTCGATCGCTTGGCCCACGCCCGCCGAGACGGCACGGCGATGGGCAAGCGTGGCAATGGCGGTATCCTGGACGCCGGTCCCGGTGAGATCGCAAAGCGTGATCGCCGCGCGCGACCGGCGGCCGGCAATCTGACCCGAGACGATGGCCCCGAGTTCGGGAAAATCGTCGGTCTCGCTCACAAGCCCTGTGGCGATCGCATGATGAAGCTCGCCCAGCCGCCGCGTCTGCTTCAGGCTGTCGGCGACGTAAGGCGCGGCCTTCGGAATAGTGGCCGGATCGATCTCGTTCTTGTGCTCGGCGTCGGAACCCATTGCGGTGATATGCTGGCCCGGCTGCAGCCAGCCGGCATCGAGGATCGGCCTGTCCGAAGGCGTCGTCGTCACGATGATATCGGCGCCCCGGCAGGCCTGTTCGGCATCGGCTTCAGCCGTTACCGGAAGGCCGAATTCGGCCGTCAATTCCGAAGCGAGCCTTTCGGCCTTTGCCAGATCCCGCGCCCAGATCCGGGCCGCCTCGATCGGCCGGACAAGCGTGAGCGCGCGCAATTGCAGGCGGGCTTGCATGCCAGCTCCCAAAATTGCAGCGATCCGGGCATCCGTCCGGGAAAGATGCCGCGCGGCGACGGCACCTGCCGCGGCGGTGCGCACATCCGTCAGATAGCCATTGTCGAGCAGGAGCGCCTCGACCAGACCGGTGCTGGCAGACAGGAGCACCATCAATCCGTTTGTGCTGGGCAGTCCAAGCGAGGGATTGTTGAAAAAGCCGGGGCTCACCTTGATCGCGAAACTGTCGAGATCGGGAACATAGGCCGTCTTCACGTCGACCTCGCCACGATGGGCGGGAATATCGAGCCGCATGATCGGCGGCATTTCCACGGCCTTTGTCGCCAGTGCCGCAAAAGCCTGCTCAACGCAATTGACGGCATCGCTATCGAGCTGAACGATCATGCGAAGATCTGTTTCCGTCAGGATCAGCACACGGGTCATGGCGCCACTCCCCTATCGCCACCACTGACGATTGCCCGATGAGTCGCCGGATCGATATTGCCTCCGGACACGATAACAACCGTCGGACCATCGGGCTTGATCTTGCCGGCGAGCAGTGCCGCCATCCCGACAGCGCCGGCCCCTTCTACGGTCAATCCCTCAATCAAGGCCGCATGGCGAATGCCGGCGGCGATCTCCTCTTCACTGAGGAGGATCACATCATCGAGAAGCGAACGGCACATCGGAAAAGTCAGCCGATTGTCGAGCCCGATGCCGCCGCCCAGCGAATCCGCCAGGGTCTCGACCTCCTGCACATCGATCGGCCGTCCCGCCGCAAGGCTCGCCGCCATAGCAGCCCCCTGTTCCATCGACACGCCGACGACCTTGGCGCTCGCCAGGCGACCCTTGATCGCGGCTGCGACACCCGAGGCCAGCCCGCCTCCCGACAATGGTATGAGAACAAGCCTCGTCTCAGGCAGATCGTCGGCGACCTCGAGTCCCACCGTACCTTGGCCAGCAATGACGGCGGCATCGTCGAAGGGCGGCACGAAACACATTCCCTCTTCGCGGTTCAGACGCTCGACCTCTTGCATGGCATCATCCTGTGAATACCCGACAATGCGCACATCCGCTCCAAGGCTTCGGATAGCCTCGACTTTATTGGCAGGAACAAGTGCGGAAAGGCATACGGTCGCGCGCGCACCCATAGATTTAGCGGCATGGGCTACGGCCCGCCCGTGATTGCCGGTGGATGCCGTCACCAGACCGCGGGCACGAGCCTCCTCGGTCAGGCCAAGAAGCGCGTTGGTCGCACCGCGTAGCTTGAAACTGCCCGTTTGCTGATGATTTTCGAGCTTCAGATGGACCGGAACGTTCAGTCGTTGAGAGAGAGCTTGCGAGAGCCTCAACGGCGTGCGCAACACATATGGCGCAATGCGCCGCCGCGCCGCCTCTACGTCCGGCACGGCCACCATCATCACCATGACGCGCACCAGTGCCTTGCCGATGCCCCAGCCGGCGCCATCATGATTTCCATCCCCTTCTTGCGCTTGATGTTCATGACATCAGCGTGAAAGAGACAATTGATCATGTCAATCTGTATATTGTTTCATTACAATTATAGATATCCCTACCGCTATCAAGCACGCGCCGAACCCGGAAACTGTCAGGAAGGCGCTTGATTATGGAATGTCGGCTCCTGGCTCGCGAATTTCATTCGTGAGAGAGACCTCGCAACATCAGGCTTCCTCTTCAGTCCTTATCGCCTGGCCACTGACACCAGAGAGCCCGAAGCCGCGA contains:
- the doeB gene encoding N(2)-acetyl-L-2,4-diaminobutanoate deacetylase DoeB produces the protein MNSMSISKRPSPITPTVDFDCDGIQHGHLRLPWSRDDSAWGSIMIPICVIRNGEGPTALLTGANHGDEYEGPVALFDLARTLKREEIKGRIIIVPAMNYPAFRAATRTSPIDKGNLNRSFPGRPDGSVTEKIADYFTRYLLPLADIVLDFHSGGRTLDFLPYAAAHALPDKGQEKACFDGVAAFSAPYSMRMIEIDAVGMYDTAAEEMGKVFVTTELSGGGTISARTASIAKRGVLNVLKHAGIVPGAPEVEATQWLDMPSSDCFVFAEAEGLFEPLKDLGDTVARGEIIARIHPIGRTGSEPFDYRAALDGVLAARHFPGLIKTGDCLAVVATLTEAP
- the doeA gene encoding ectoine hydrolase DoeA (DoeA (degradation of ectoine A) is also called EutD (ectoine utilization D).), with protein sequence MSEPTLNFTRAEYAARLEKTRRAMEKAGVDLVIVTDPSNMHWLTGYDGWSFYVHQCVLVPGSGEPIWYGRGQDANGAKRTAYLSDDNIIGYPDHYVQSNERHPMDLLSKIIEERGWANASIAVEMDNYWFTAAAYASLVKHLPNARFKDARGLVNWQRAVKSPTELDYMRKAGRIVEAMHQRIVEKVEPGIRKSDLVAEIYDAGIRGVDGFGGDYAAIVPLLPSGADASAPHLTWDDKPMKSGEGTFFEIAGCYRRYHCPLSRTVFLGTPTQAFLDAEKATLEGMEAGLAAAKPGNVCEDIANAFFAVLKKYGIVKDNRTGYPIGLSYPPDWGERTMSLRPGDRTELLPGMTFHFMTGLWLEDMGMEITESIVITESGVECLSNVPRRLVVK
- the eutC gene encoding ectoine utilization protein EutC, which gives rise to MTRVLILTETDLRMIVQLDSDAVNCVEQAFAALATKAVEMPPIMRLDIPAHRGEVDVKTAYVPDLDSFAIKVSPGFFNNPSLGLPSTNGLMVLLSASTGLVEALLLDNGYLTDVRTAAAGAVAARHLSRTDARIAAILGAGMQARLQLRALTLVRPIEAARIWARDLAKAERLASELTAEFGLPVTAEADAEQACRGADIIVTTTPSDRPILDAGWLQPGQHITAMGSDAEHKNEIDPATIPKAAPYVADSLKQTRRLGELHHAIATGLVSETDDFPELGAIVSGQIAGRRSRAAITLCDLTGTGVQDTAIATLAHRRAVSAGVGQAIETTKASGDQA
- the eutB gene encoding hydroxyectoine utilization dehydratase EutB, translating into MVMMVAVPDVEAARRRIAPYVLRTPLRLSQALSQRLNVPVHLKLENHQQTGSFKLRGATNALLGLTEEARARGLVTASTGNHGRAVAHAAKSMGARATVCLSALVPANKVEAIRSLGADVRIVGYSQDDAMQEVERLNREEGMCFVPPFDDAAVIAGQGTVGLEVADDLPETRLVLIPLSGGGLASGVAAAIKGRLASAKVVGVSMEQGAAMAASLAAGRPIDVQEVETLADSLGGGIGLDNRLTFPMCRSLLDDVILLSEEEIAAGIRHAALIEGLTVEGAGAVGMAALLAGKIKPDGPTVVIVSGGNIDPATHRAIVSGGDRGVAP